The following coding sequences are from one Sphingomonadaceae bacterium OTU29LAMAA1 window:
- a CDS encoding nucleotidyltransferase domain-containing protein, translated as MIKRTGCTSAEALSIAKAVFHTRYAGAAFAYAAGSIMRGEGTYLSDIDLVVVFDHLEAARRESFTVDSVPIEAFVHDPETLAWFVNEDVARGRPSILNMFVEGKIVGPGQGAAEALRDEVAARLRNGPLPFSTISLNGLRYEITDAVDDLRGDRTAEEVLAIGAMLHPKLVELALRGRGHWNGTGKWAPRLLTNIDADLAVRFDSAFRTLFTRGEGGLVIALAEAELAPHGGALFDGDCRDAPASWRVA; from the coding sequence ATGATCAAACGAACCGGCTGCACGTCGGCGGAGGCGCTGTCGATCGCCAAAGCTGTCTTTCACACCCGCTATGCCGGTGCGGCCTTCGCCTATGCGGCAGGGTCAATCATGCGCGGGGAAGGCACTTACCTCTCCGACATAGACTTGGTTGTCGTCTTCGATCACCTCGAGGCAGCGCGCCGCGAGTCCTTCACCGTCGATAGCGTGCCGATCGAGGCGTTTGTTCACGACCCTGAGACGCTGGCCTGGTTCGTCAACGAGGACGTGGCGCGGGGCCGCCCCAGCATCCTGAATATGTTCGTGGAGGGTAAGATAGTCGGTCCGGGTCAGGGGGCGGCTGAAGCCCTGCGCGATGAAGTGGCGGCTCGGTTGAGGAACGGACCGCTGCCGTTTTCGACCATCTCATTGAACGGGCTGCGTTATGAAATCACGGACGCGGTGGATGATCTACGCGGCGATCGAACTGCGGAAGAGGTGTTGGCGATAGGAGCCATGCTCCATCCAAAGCTCGTGGAACTCGCCCTGCGGGGTCGGGGTCACTGGAACGGGACAGGCAAATGGGCTCCGCGACTTCTGACGAACATCGATGCCGATCTAGCGGTCCGGTTCGACAGTGCCTTTCGCACCCTGTTCACTAGGGGCGAGGGTGGCCTTGTAATCGCGCTAGCAGAAGCAGAATTAGCTCCACATGGCGGCGCTCTCTTTGATGGCGATTGTCGGGATGCACCTGCATCATGGCGGGTCGCTTAA
- a CDS encoding LysR substrate-binding domain-containing protein produces the protein MRGIDVVGFARGPVNQFTAPTAARIQIEHLFDIPAIKDLGVEAPGVVMRRRVWLFHLEPVQRTSVIEMIFGERPRHALDADDPRAVGKLTPALAEVEAEISALTEMRAIPTGTIRITTSKHAATTLLWPKLRPMLRDYPDVHLELSLDNGLADVVSDRFDAGVRLGEAVAKDMIAVPIGPDVRMVVVGAPSYLDRHQPPAVPQDLAQHRCINQRTTTVGGFYAWEFEKDGRDMRVRVDGQLAFNDEDIIVQAAIDGYCLAFVMEDYVRPALAAGQLVPVLKDWCPAFAGYHLYYPSRRQPTAAFSLLVKALRHPRE, from the coding sequence GTGCGCGGCATCGACGTGGTAGGTTTCGCCAGGGGGCCGGTGAACCAATTCACTGCGCCAACCGCCGCTCGGATCCAGATTGAACACCTCTTCGACATACCCGCCATCAAGGATCTCGGTGTCGAAGCTCCAGGGGTGGTCATGCGGCGTCGCGTGTGGCTCTTCCATCTTGAACCGGTGCAGCGCACGTCCGTCATCGAGATGATATTTGGTGAACGCCCGCGACATGCGCTCGACGCTGACGATCCGCGTGCCGTCGGGAAACTTACCCCGGCACTGGCGGAGGTGGAGGCCGAGATTAGCGCGCTGACCGAGATGCGCGCGATACCTACCGGCACGATCCGGATCACGACGTCCAAGCATGCGGCCACCACCCTGTTATGGCCGAAGTTGCGCCCGATGCTGCGTGACTATCCCGACGTCCATCTCGAACTTAGTCTGGATAACGGCTTAGCCGACGTCGTTTCCGACCGCTTCGATGCCGGCGTCCGGCTAGGAGAAGCGGTTGCCAAGGACATGATCGCCGTGCCGATTGGTCCGGACGTGCGCATGGTAGTCGTTGGCGCACCGTCCTACCTCGATCGGCATCAGCCTCCTGCCGTGCCACAAGACCTCGCGCAGCACCGATGCATCAACCAGCGCACGACGACCGTGGGTGGTTTTTACGCTTGGGAATTCGAAAAGGACGGTCGTGACATGCGCGTCCGCGTCGATGGGCAACTCGCCTTCAACGACGAAGATATCATCGTTCAGGCTGCGATCGATGGGTATTGCCTTGCCTTCGTCATGGAAGACTATGTTCGTCCGGCATTGGCTGCTGGACAGCTCGTTCCAGTGTTAAAAGATTGGTGCCCTGCATTTGCAGGCTACCATCTTTATTATCCAAGCCGGCGACAGCCCACGGCTGCATTTTCGCTTCTCGTTAAAGCTCTGCGCCATCCGAGGGAGTGA
- a CDS encoding phosphoglycerate mutase family protein, with amino-acid sequence MRATFVRHGQSTGNAGMPSDDLSLIELTDLGWQQARDVAAVWDETPSLIVTSPYLRTQQTAAPTIERFHGVPVEVWPIEEFTYLQPSQWNGTLSSTRMPYLERFWSAADPTYCDGEGAESFATLLRRAETALGRLSTLPPDALVYVFSHGQFIQAVRAVINDNHLDDKQKMEFFWKKGAPPPISNVQRLSFNFGSQGWNER; translated from the coding sequence GTGCGAGCGACATTTGTGCGGCATGGTCAGAGCACCGGAAATGCCGGAATGCCAAGCGACGACCTTTCCTTGATCGAGCTCACCGACCTTGGTTGGCAGCAGGCCCGTGATGTTGCCGCGGTGTGGGATGAAACACCGTCGCTGATAGTCACTTCGCCATACCTTCGCACTCAGCAGACGGCAGCACCTACGATCGAGCGGTTCCACGGCGTTCCAGTTGAAGTTTGGCCGATCGAAGAATTCACTTACCTTCAACCTTCTCAATGGAACGGAACCCTCAGCTCTACGAGGATGCCTTATTTGGAGCGCTTCTGGAGCGCCGCCGACCCGACGTATTGCGATGGAGAAGGTGCAGAAAGTTTTGCAACGCTGCTTCGCCGCGCCGAAACGGCGCTTGGAAGGCTTTCGACCTTACCGCCCGACGCGCTGGTATACGTTTTTAGTCATGGTCAATTTATCCAAGCCGTCCGCGCTGTCATCAATGACAACCATTTGGACGACAAACAGAAAATGGAATTTTTTTGGAAAAAGGGCGCTCCGCCCCCAATAAGTAACGTACAAAGACTTTCGTTTAATTTCGGATCACAGGGATGGAATGAACGGTAA
- a CDS encoding TniQ family protein produces the protein MTATELLPWRPSPKPNELFSSWLRRLALGNSGKIQTFCHLLWPGRQLWNRDTDAIAPAEVLLSLASRTGRNIALLEKTTLRAFEGIVFEHVRVKVATRWVLPLGVYHRTRRLGGQQWCPVCLREDTHPYYRLDWRLAFSTSCSKHGVMLHDRCTCCGEPAVPHRGVDPECHQCGFDRRKSPVTFGDSRALQLEHTMRAVAYGTGTLPPPLRDLHPLAYFDLLRQVFSIVSSNPRSAQLRETVTRHSGGDPSPPTRSMKSAAFENLSTSDRHRMIAIGACLLEGWPFNFIGLCAEAGMWKSWAMRGDQRHIPFKYADPVATYLAPILP, from the coding sequence TTGACCGCAACCGAGCTCCTCCCCTGGCGACCAAGCCCGAAGCCAAACGAGCTATTCTCGTCGTGGTTACGGCGCTTAGCGCTAGGAAACAGCGGGAAGATTCAGACATTTTGCCATTTGCTGTGGCCGGGTCGGCAACTTTGGAACAGAGACACCGATGCCATCGCCCCTGCCGAGGTGCTCTTGTCGCTCGCCTCGCGAACAGGACGGAATATAGCCCTTCTGGAAAAAACGACGCTTCGCGCATTCGAAGGCATCGTGTTTGAGCACGTGCGCGTCAAGGTCGCGACCCGTTGGGTGTTGCCACTTGGGGTATATCATCGAACCCGGCGATTGGGCGGTCAGCAATGGTGCCCTGTCTGCCTGAGGGAGGATACCCACCCCTACTATCGGTTAGACTGGCGCCTAGCATTTTCAACCTCTTGTTCGAAACACGGGGTAATGCTTCACGATCGATGCACTTGTTGCGGGGAGCCTGCCGTGCCCCATCGCGGCGTTGATCCTGAGTGCCACCAGTGCGGGTTTGATCGCCGGAAATCGCCGGTCACTTTCGGAGATTCCAGAGCGCTCCAGCTCGAACACACTATGCGTGCCGTGGCTTATGGCACCGGAACGCTACCACCGCCGCTTCGCGACCTTCATCCCTTGGCGTATTTCGACCTGCTAAGGCAGGTCTTCAGTATCGTGTCATCGAATCCACGCTCAGCGCAGCTGAGGGAAACTGTAACCCGCCACTCGGGCGGCGACCCCTCGCCCCCGACTCGTTCGATGAAAAGCGCGGCATTCGAGAATCTTTCAACGTCCGACAGGCATCGCATGATCGCGATCGGAGCGTGTTTGTTAGAGGGATGGCCGTTCAATTTCATAGGCCTTTGCGCCGAGGCCGGGATGTGGAAAAGCTGGGCTATGCGCGGCGATCAAAGGCATATCCCTTTCAAATATGCCGATCCCGTCGCTACTTATCTTGCCCCGATCCTACCTTAG
- a CDS encoding TniB family NTP-binding protein — MIDRARELTATAKELLNSSDDERVGSLSREPFVSYGTAKRILIRMNALLHSPRSHRPASMLIAGATNNGKTMLVRRFTDANLPVHDEDADAVICPVIYIQMPPTPDARQFYLAILEKLHVPIQRTAVLSHVQAQTLKICKIVGLKVLIIDELHNIHGGRIEQQRYFLNLLRYISNELEIHIIGCGLASALRALQSDEQLTNRFEHWPLPIWKNDKACKVLLNTIESTLPLRRQSSLSETEMIERILGLSGGTIGEIVRLIREAAETAIRSGAERIDTNLLDGLGWVAPENRRRAAEAVLGHRG, encoded by the coding sequence ATGATCGATCGGGCCCGCGAACTCACTGCGACCGCTAAGGAGCTTTTAAACAGTTCTGACGATGAGCGGGTCGGCTCGCTCTCTCGAGAGCCGTTCGTGTCCTATGGGACAGCGAAGCGCATCTTGATCCGCATGAATGCCCTTCTGCACAGCCCTAGATCGCATCGGCCTGCAAGTATGCTTATTGCGGGCGCTACAAACAATGGAAAAACCATGCTCGTGCGCCGGTTCACCGACGCAAATTTGCCAGTCCATGACGAAGATGCGGATGCGGTGATCTGCCCCGTAATTTACATTCAGATGCCGCCGACCCCCGACGCTCGACAATTCTACCTCGCCATTCTCGAGAAACTTCATGTCCCGATCCAGCGGACAGCGGTCCTTAGCCACGTTCAGGCCCAAACACTAAAAATATGCAAGATTGTCGGACTTAAAGTCCTTATTATAGATGAGCTACATAATATACATGGCGGCAGGATTGAACAGCAAAGATATTTCCTAAATCTTCTTCGCTATATCTCAAACGAACTTGAAATACACATTATAGGATGTGGCCTAGCATCCGCATTGAGAGCACTGCAATCCGACGAGCAACTCACCAACCGCTTTGAACACTGGCCACTTCCGATATGGAAAAACGACAAAGCCTGTAAAGTGCTCCTGAACACGATCGAGTCCACATTACCACTACGACGACAATCGAGCTTGTCGGAAACAGAGATGATAGAGCGTATCTTAGGCCTTTCCGGGGGAACGATCGGCGAGATCGTTCGCCTAATTAGAGAAGCCGCTGAGACAGCGATACGGTCAGGAGCGGAGCGTATCGACACTAATCTGTTGGATGGTCTGGGATGGGTTGCCCCCGAGAACAGACGGCGAGCGGCTGAAGCTGTTTTAGGCCATCGCGGTTGA
- a CDS encoding DDE-type integrase/transposase/recombinase, with the protein MTDLPKQVIPLGQAMISGTVDGDDIMASPERLRIATLRKPVLDRLLALPKRTNREVRIAAEELNCSIRTVFTLLKRYGASRRLADLAPRRRSSLLGRSMVDARVEAIMAEVIASYHLSRMRPTITQTILEIRRRAQQLGLALPDQKTVRKRIAAIPAVQIVRSREGAKRAREQFGLVSGSTPETEFPLQRIQIDHTRVDLIVVDEALRQPLERPWVTVAIDEYSRAVLGFYLSLEAPSSTSVGLCLVHSILPKDGWAARIGLVPKWLPYGRPDEIYTDNGSDFRSEAVELGCRSWGMVINFRPGGMPHFGGIVERVIGTAMRSLRTLPGATGGSIAERGDVDPAKGASLTMQELELLLATFIAGHYHCKIHSHHGMTPNARWQAGIFGDQQRAGRGIPTPINDPARLLIDFLPIERRSVNRRGIRWGGIHYMDDILRPYLDDQSQTKFVVRRDPRDVSRIWFLCPDDNIYYPVRSRDISRPSISAWELENARKHLRASGQRGYDETALFQAAELQREIVAKSLEARKASRKNRLAKERQIGARISQKYSETHLDSHEPASASPWRRIIDDDLKGDEFYEVDE; encoded by the coding sequence GTGACAGACTTGCCGAAACAGGTAATACCGCTGGGACAAGCGATGATCTCTGGAACCGTAGACGGCGACGACATTATGGCATCGCCCGAACGGCTCAGGATCGCGACGCTTAGAAAACCAGTGTTGGATCGGCTGCTCGCACTCCCCAAGCGGACGAATCGGGAGGTACGCATTGCGGCTGAAGAGCTAAACTGTTCAATTCGAACCGTATTTACCTTACTGAAAAGATACGGTGCGTCGCGGCGGCTCGCAGACTTGGCTCCGCGTAGACGCTCCTCATTGCTCGGCAGGAGCATGGTCGATGCACGTGTCGAGGCTATTATGGCCGAGGTGATCGCTTCTTATCACCTCAGTCGTATGAGACCCACTATCACTCAGACGATTCTGGAAATACGTCGGCGCGCTCAACAACTCGGCCTTGCGCTGCCCGATCAAAAGACTGTGCGAAAGCGCATAGCAGCCATCCCAGCGGTGCAAATTGTACGATCGCGTGAAGGTGCGAAGCGAGCGCGCGAACAGTTTGGTTTGGTGTCAGGCTCAACGCCCGAAACCGAGTTCCCCCTGCAACGAATCCAAATCGATCACACACGCGTCGATCTTATTGTCGTGGATGAAGCGCTGCGTCAGCCTCTTGAGCGGCCTTGGGTGACAGTTGCGATTGACGAATATTCCCGAGCCGTGCTGGGCTTTTATCTTTCACTAGAAGCGCCATCGTCTACGTCGGTCGGGCTGTGCCTAGTCCATAGCATTCTACCGAAAGATGGGTGGGCAGCACGGATCGGGCTCGTCCCCAAATGGCTTCCGTATGGCCGGCCCGACGAAATCTACACTGACAATGGATCGGATTTTCGATCCGAAGCCGTGGAGCTGGGTTGTCGATCTTGGGGCATGGTGATCAACTTTCGTCCCGGCGGGATGCCCCACTTTGGCGGGATCGTAGAGCGAGTGATCGGTACAGCAATGCGATCGCTGAGAACCTTGCCCGGTGCGACCGGCGGCTCGATAGCTGAACGCGGTGACGTTGATCCCGCCAAAGGCGCATCGCTGACGATGCAAGAGTTGGAGCTACTGCTCGCGACCTTCATCGCGGGTCATTATCATTGCAAAATCCATAGCCATCACGGAATGACGCCGAACGCGCGTTGGCAGGCTGGTATTTTTGGAGATCAGCAGCGAGCCGGTAGAGGCATCCCAACGCCAATCAACGATCCCGCAAGGCTATTGATAGACTTCCTGCCGATAGAGCGCCGGTCAGTGAACCGCCGGGGCATCCGGTGGGGTGGCATCCACTATATGGATGATATCCTTAGGCCTTATCTGGACGATCAAAGCCAGACCAAATTTGTTGTTCGGCGTGATCCCCGTGATGTCTCGCGTATCTGGTTTCTTTGTCCCGACGATAATATTTATTATCCGGTACGCTCGCGCGATATATCCCGCCCGAGTATTTCGGCATGGGAATTGGAAAATGCTCGCAAGCACCTGCGCGCTAGCGGCCAACGCGGTTATGACGAAACAGCGTTGTTCCAAGCCGCAGAGCTTCAACGAGAAATCGTTGCAAAATCTTTAGAGGCTCGCAAAGCCTCGCGAAAAAACCGGCTGGCGAAAGAGCGCCAGATAGGCGCGAGAATCAGTCAAAAATACTCGGAAACCCATCTCGACAGTCATGAGCCTGCTTCGGCATCCCCTTGGCGTCGCATCATTGACGATGATCTAAAAGGCGACGAATTTTACGAGGTCGATGAATGA